CtattctcaaactaccacctctcATCTCACAAAACAGGGAGGGACTAGGAGCAGCCACGGCCCCCGAGATCCCTCCTccttcaaccaaaaaaatggtttttttttttgcgcatTTAGCGTCTTTTAATTAATCTTATTATGATGGTCCCCttcaggaaaaaagaagaagatatatatataacatgacATATTACACACAGATTattgtttttggatttttagAGAGTTTAATGGAGAATTAGAGAGAAATTGGGGAGATTATGCAGTAATTGTATTGATAAGGATGAAAGGAAAAACATAGAAAttaggcaaattcgaggatgccaAAAACCTTCGTGAGTAATTTGAAGTACTCCCCCTCCATTTTCGGCCAAAGACTGGATACCAATTTAATACCTAATACCGGCCTATTACTAATCTTCTTTATATAGACCCTAACCTATCCATAACCTTATGGATCATACCAACTCTAATATAGTAGACCTAATACAACTTAAGGCCCATTATATTACTAAGGCCAAAGGCCCATCCCAATACTAATATATCTATGACATTACCGCAAGGTGCGGTTATTTtcgcattaaaaaaaaaaaaaaaaaaaaaaactttaaaagctGGTTGCTGCCCTTGTTAAAAAAATGCTACTGCCAGCCAAAAAGGAGCCTAGGCCCATTTGAATCAGCAAAAGCCCTTCTATCccatttggaaaaataaatctGCACCATTTGACCAACCAAAATTCAAGTCGGACTCCCTTTGCTGCTAGCCCATCAGCTCCCGCCCTTTTGTGGTCGGAACGATGGCTCAACCTCCGCCGAGAATATCGGGGAGGTTATCTGACGTGGCATAACGGTAATCTCCTGGATTGTCTCCAACAATAGTCTTTCCGAGTATTGCATAAACCGAAACACAGCGTCTATGAGGCTAAGGGTTATGAGGCCGGAAGGACATTTGGTGCTTCAGGTCCGTGACTGGGAACTTAATTAGTTCAGGATAAATACCAAATTAACTTAAATTTGGGCCACATATTTGGGCCCAGACTGTGGGAAAAATAGTCAATACCCAGATTAGGCCCACTTGATCATTTTCCATGGGAGCCTTCAATTATCAACAGCTCAAATTATTGGGCCTTTAGTTGAGTTCAATTTCGAGTCCCACCTTAGGGGCTGGCTGGCCCAGAGtgtaaagaagaaagaagaagaaaaagcaaattATAACTATAcctataaatataaaaagttgAGAAATTATTAAGCTCGTATCTCAAGTTTTAGCTTGTTTCCAAATTGctgtatatatgtatttttaattttttttaaaattaaattcacgAGTTTATCCTGATCTTAAATAAATTATActgttttatgaaaaaaaaatattaagaaaatttgcttgtgaaattttaattataccaagaaaaaagttacaaaagttaaaaagagaaaaaagcaatgaaaaattataataataaataataataataaaaagagttCTAACTAGTATCTAGGCTCCAATAAACCTTGAAGAGTTTGGTAGCATAGATCGAGGTGCAACCTGTGCACAGGCAAGACAACccttaaatcatcacttatttttaaaatttaaaccaataaaaaatgatgggttTAATCGTTTGATTAATGTTCTAATACTTTTCCTCGCACAAGAATatgatcctcttcatttcattaaatgaaatgaatattatcaatttcaaatgaaagatCAGGATTTGAAGTTTATGCATCTAACGGTATTGACACAtctttaaataatgtgaaatcatgtgCACAATTAGATGCATCgactttaaatcttgaccatgAAATGGATAGTATCATGTGCACAATTAGATGCATCgactttaaatcttgaccatgaaatggatagtatcaattttatttgaaatggagagaatcctatTCCCCTCACTCGTTGGCTCAAATTTCTCTTTAATAAGTGAGGcctaacacatgaaatattttattgaaatgagagataaataACGGAGACagttttaaaagttaaactacgattttaaaggttaaactgcgattttgccaaacgcttaactacattttttaaaatcatgtttttaaatcacatttgatattgaaatcgcaaactcaaataGACCCTTAATcatgtaattaatattctaacaaactctttctttcctctctctAGAAaatcggattttttttttttaaaaaaaaataaaaataaaatcatgtttgaaaaagaaaagaaattggatATGCATAAGGTTTGTAGGTTTTTAGCTGAAGTGTGGGGTACTGAGTATGAACCACATGCAATAGATGGATTCCAAAAGTAGGCCCTAATTATACGCCATTTTGTTCTCTTTGTCAAGAAAGGAAGGTGCATGCTTAGAGGCCATAATTTATTAGGTTTCTAGCTTGGGTTGATTGATGTTGGCTGGTGAGATGGTCCCATTACATCGCGACTCGCACCATTTCTGAGCTACTATGGCCACTTTCTTTCAGGGCCAGAGAATTAATATTGAGCAAGGGATTTCCTTATACAATTATGTATAAGATTAGATTCTAAAATTATGtcaattttgccttttttttttcttttttttttttttttttcatcaattggtttgaaaaatactatttattaaaaatgtgacatgttatcgaggcagcaaaaaaaaaaaaaaaaaaacacccaaaagacttttttttttttttttttcacttttaaaaagacGATTCTTCTTCAGAAAATCAAAAGACAGCTTTTGGCTCAACGCTTTTCTACAACGTACATAAAGTGGGCGCTAGAATCTGATGCAAATatactcaattgtcaatattGGTAACATGCCACCCTTTTAATAGGCAGACTTTTAAAAACTGTTTGATGCAATGAACGGTTTATCCAGTGATCAGTGACCTTGCTCTACCAATTTTGTCCTTGAAAGAAAATAGATAGTAATAatctttaaatttgaaaaatatatccCAACTCCTAAGGTTTTAGACCAGGGACAAAcaaccgaaaaagaaaaagaaaaaagaaaaaaaaagggaaaaaactCGATGTTGGATTTGAAATATGTGAATTAAGAGCTCATTTtggtttgtaattttaaaacatgctatttaaaaataacaattttaaaatgtaccattttaaaaaacacagttaagaattaagagtttaataaaattacattttggcCTTTATAATTGCAGTTTAGACATTAAAATcgtatgtttttaaaaattacctcATTGCTTACGCAGTAGTATAACTTATGCTTAATTAGAGCCAATAATGAAACGACACACATAAATGGAAGCCAATCAAGAAAAGCGACAATAAGGTCTAGTGGTTTCTTAAGAGCCAATGCCACCGCGACAGTGCGACGATGCATTAAAGCAGGAGGCAACATATATTCTATcgtgaattaaaaaaaaaaaaatccattttccCTATCCCTATATATGTTGACATTTGAAATCCAAATCTCATCTTGTTATCAAGAGTTGATTATGACACGGAATAATCCTACGTCATTACtggaaaatatggccctaacaTATTCTTTCAtgtcttttttgtttgtctgtatatatatatatacgtttcTCTGGCTTCCATATTTTTATAATACTTGTAATATTTGGCGTCAATTAACATCacaacaaatttaaaatatctcaaattattctagcagaatttttatttttattttttgaaatttttataacaAGTACTTGTGcttcttgctttcttttttaatagcgTTGCACGTGATTATCATATGCTCAAAGGACTTATGATACTTTTAGATATTGGATTGGAAGAATTTCTACAACCGagtttatagaaaatttatatCCGTTAtataattatcttttatttttctcaacaaATCAAAATAGATCGGGGAAGTTGCACTTACTTTACTCAAATTATCatctaatttataatttttcctcAAACTTAAAAAAGCTACAATGCTGTACCCTACCAATTTATTAAGCCCATTATATacgtttcttttttattatttattttacgaGAGTAgtatatatttttgtcatttttgcttcctccattaggatttaatagTAAATCCTCATGGAAGGAGGCAACTTAAAGGGCTTCATAGATTGACATGGTACATTGTAACTTTGTGAAGTTTGGAGAAGGATGTTGCAAATTTGATGGGAATACGTGTACGTAGTTTCCCCATAATATATTACTTAGCAATTGTAGAAAAATAACATGCAAGTAAGTTCAAAGAGAAATGTTCCACGCATTCCAACATCTCAAGTGCACAATCTTTAACGTGGTAGTGAAAATTACCACTAGATTTTGgatagatcactattaaattttagatgaaatgataatttttactgtcatatcAAGTGTATAAACATGAGTGTGTTCAGCATTCTCAAGTTCAAATCCAATGGATCTAGACAATAGACTAGAGTCTCACTAGACTCACCATGTCCAAGAGGACAAAGCAAATGGACCTAAGGCCCAATACAATAGATTTGAAAAGGCCGAAGAAAGATTGAGGCATGGTTTGAAACCTATGTACCAAGAGAGTCCAACAgattttatatttacttttaaatactaatttttcttaattatattctatttatcaaattttcatgtaaaagagagagagagatggtgagCCAATTTCTATTTCGACATAATGCTATATTGAATAGCTTTTGCTATTCACTGTAGCACCAgatgtattttatttataagctCACCTCTAGCTAATTTGCTCGAGGTGAAAAATGAGCAATATTAGCTAAATTTAACTTATATTAATACTTAACCTAATTCATTGGAGATGCTCGACATTTTCTCTCAAAAACTCTCAGTAGCAGTAGAGAGCGGAACGCCCAATCAGGACCAGCTTGATAAATTTTGAGTCCTATTCTtatgtttaaaattaatttaagtttttatattataatatattttctttaaatcatTAAAGATGTAAACAAGAAAAGGTGTTTCCAGATTCATCTTCGTtacatgtaatatatatatatatcaccaaGCGTATACATCGATCTCACGTACAGCTGGAAGCTTCTCGCAAGTCAAAACGGACAAACAATAAACCCATCACCAGAATCTTCtcaaatcaaataaactaattttttttagatatcttctatatatatataataagtatTCCATACAAGCTTCttccaaacataaaaatattcttttattctttatatatttgttttaatcCAAACAAATTCGTATAGCTAGCAAGTCTATCgttcattattattaatttcttaaatgaaaataataaaaataaaaaacaaaagtatgaTGATATCTCTGACTTAACCTGGCATATACTTACACCCAGAGAAATGAACTCAACCTTCTAATAATCATTCTGTTTCTTCCAACGTATAGAATCTCTGATAAACAATTAATCTTCCAGTCTATATCtaattaatggagctttttGACTTTGATTCCCCTATTCGATCAAATCATCACATATGGGATAAATTTTCGTACTATGAGTTCCAATTCATGCTTGGAAGTTGAAAATGTTGCCTCAAAACCCCGTCGCCGAGAGACCCGAGAAGCGCGTTAGGGTGGAACTGGGTGCCCTGAGGCAGCTGATTTAGCAGAGAAACAAAGGAATTGTTGCTCTCATCCATCCCTGTGCTTCCACTATTGAGATCGCCGTGGAATCGCTTCCCGGAGGAGGAAGACCCCATCGATTCATTCCAAAACGGTGATGGTAGCGTGCGTTTCACCGCTAGTGTATGTTTCGAGCTCGAAGAGGCTAGCTGATGAGAAATGGAAGAACTGTTTTGCAAGCACTCGGCTGTTAATATCCCTTCAAAGTAGTTCTCGTCATTTTCAAGTAATGAGCCGTAGTTTGCTGCAGTCTTTGAGGGCAAAGGTTTTAGATTTTGGCCAGCCAATATAGAAGATGTTTGCATCATTGGAATCATGGCCTCCATTGAATCCTCCTTGTCCTGCTCCATCATTGGTCTTTGTGCGttgtttttcttataaatcCGACACAATACCCAATCATCAagctacaaaacaaaacaaatacatatatattcatcCAAGTCGTAGAACCCCATTACATTAAGAACAAAAATGATGCTTTTAATCTCGAGGGTTGGCTCAGTCACTAATTAGAATGAACTCATCTCCTTaagtgtaaataatttttttggggtcaCTTCCCGTGTGCGAAAGTCTGAGCTTTACGATTGTTCCCGTGATCTAATAACCaagccaaaataaaaaataaaaaaattatgatggTTCTCACGTACCCTTAAAGACCCTTTCTTGTTTGCAGCATCAGCAGCCGGAGGCTTGGAACTAGAGCTATTGTTATTGTCGACGATGCGGTACTCGTGCATGATCCAATTGGTTTTGATCCCTTTAGGAGGCTTCCCGCCGTAAAACACCAGCGCCTTCTTAACACCAACCTTTTGATTTCCGTTAGATGTCAGTATAGGCTTGTCGGTCCCCGTAGCTTTCCAATACCCAGACGTCGCCGCCCTGTTAGGCCTCGCCCCGTTCGGGTACTTCCGGTCACGAGGACTGAAAAAATACCACTCTTGTTCTCCAAACGTAGCCTTACCTTCATGTTTTTTCAAGAAAGCACTCAAAAATTATTGGTTTTAACatgtaataattaaaaacaatccAAAAAGTGGACAATTTTTTCAGCCACCCTCCCGAGTGAAAGTGAACGCTTTACTTgcactttaaataaataaataaataaacttgtaTTGATGATACTTGTGCATATATATTACGTACTTGGGAGCTCCCATGGATCGAACTTGTACAAATCGATCTCGGCTATGATGGTGACGGGTAGTGGAGCAGAGGCAGCCTTCCGCTTGAGATAGTGGACCACGAGCTCTTCATCGGTGGGGTGGAACCTGAAGCCCGGCGGAAGCTGCGGGTGTTGCGACCCCGACGATGAATCGGTGCTCTCCATAATTTCACCCATGTAGGCCGGCTGATATTTGTGGTGATCAAACTCTTTTCTTGATTGATTATATGAAAACTATTATAGGGAGGGTTTTGGAAGGAGATATATTGGAGAGGTGGTAGTACACAGAAAACTTCGGCATAAAAAAGCAGTAATTAAGGGGGAGGATGAGGAAGGCTGTTAGGTGCCGATAAAAGTACCAAACGGGGGCTCCGGTGATCGCGCGACACGTTTTATTCTTGGGCTTTTGGATCCTTGACACCTGTTTGGGAAAAGGCTGTGGGGACCACATCGGAGGAGAAGAAGAGGGCAGGCTTTTTGATCCTGGCGGTCCGAGGTTTGGAACTGCCTGTCCGCTTTTGATGTCATGCTTTTGTTATGGAACGTCCAAAAAACAGATTTCCATACACACACAGGTTGGCACGTGTGCACGTGCTGTTTTTGCCATGCTTTCCCAATGCAATggtccctttttcttttttaattttttttttttttaaaaaaaaaaattattttatatatatatatatatctgctgTTGTCTTTTATGAAGATATTTGGTGCATGTGATCATTTCCAGCAGATACCCTATAATATGGTCATACCTTTTTTGCAATGCGCCCGTATGGGTTTGTTTCAAGTTGGACTTTATtcatgttgaaaattatttcatcaaaatttaacttatcttcaaattttaatattttaacttttaactttctctttattttttttaattacactTTATTTGACATTAATGAAAACCTATGAATTGTTTGTAtgttttataagcatttatcttaCTCTTATATTATATTGTATTTTGAATATATACATGCTAGTTATCGCACTGGCCGTCACACGCACGTGTGTCACTTTGATACTTTAGACGTACTTAGCACTTGCGCATCGTCTGACACGAGGCGAGTTGGTagcttatatattatttatgtgCATTTTTCTGATGTGTATAATTGCTATTTtaatagtcatattttttaaaaatatttaactgtTTTTTCAACTGACAGACACTGCTATttcaaactgttttttcaacagtaaaaaactataataaattacttctgtaatttataaaatatatttttttagcatattttaatggtattttttttttctcttctttttctctgcTGTTACAGAATTTCTTATTTAGAGTAGTGTTTAGAATTTGCAATATACACACTACATTTGGGCAATATTGTATCCTGAAGACAGAATTGTTATATTCCTTATTGCAAAACTTATTGTATAAGTGGGAggcaatatttgtctaagaaACAGATTAATATTCGCTTTATTGTCCAATAGTTTAGTCATTTtccttacaatttttattttgctttcattaatttatataattctCACATCtttatttctaaaaattcatattttattggCAAAGTTTATCGAAACTAAATCATGCAATTTCATTTGTTATGTAGGGTACTAATTGTCACTCATTGTGCTTGTTTTAGGGTATttccctattttcttttttctttattcctgTTGAATGTTGATCATAGATTCGTAATACTACATCGATGTACAATCCATATGCCCCTTGtccataaactattttttttttttttcataatatttatttCACTATAGTAAGTTAGCtttcacttcttctttttttaagcattgaatataaaatatgatattttcCCCTTCTCAAAATAGATAAGAATTTGAAAATGACGGCTACTCGCTCTAATGAGACAAAACTTataatataacaattttttctaaaatgctTTTAGGTGAGACAAGGAAAGTGGAttcaatttctgtttttttttttcattttttttttttttataaatttttttttaaagtagttccaaatttgaaaaaaataaaaaaggtggtttcaaattaattaaggttCATAAATTAAATTTTCCAACTAGGCTGGTTCCATAGGGCTACGGAGGCCCATTCACCTTCAAGATAGATCAACAACCTGATTAGCGGAAACCCCTTAGATGGATCGATGACCGACGAGTTTTCAACCGATAGACACTCCTTCAAGAGATTAAAAGGATGACCAATCCCTGACCGACAATCCATAGCCCAATTGTAGGTCCCCAAGCCAACAATCAACTTATCGACAAACACATGTTGGAAATACTATAAAACGAAAGGTATCTCGAGTACTTTCCAAATCAGGAGCTTGCCTAGCTACTTAGAGCATTCATATTGGATTTGCTACTTTCTCCATTTGGCTAGAATAGCTCAACTTTTGCTTAAAACTCACTTCCATTAGCTTCTGTATTCAAAACCTAAAATAGATTTGTCTTCCATTTGTGAACAGTATAACGCCCCATCGGGGGCGTTATACTGTTCACAAATGGATTcgttttttaatctttctttctctcactctctcacagTTCCTTCCCAACACGGCATCTgccatgctctctctctctctctctctctctctctctcgcgcgcgcgcgcgcgcttAGTGAGTTCGTCttctctggcattctctctctTAGTCGGTCTTGTTGAacctctctcatctctctctcaatcggTCTGGTCTGGTGAAGGATTTGGATTTGTGTTTTCTCTTTGGATTGTTTCTGCAATTGGTGGGAGGATGGGTATGGGATTTGGTCAGTGAGTCACAACACACGACACCAGCTCACTGTCGTGCTGCTCAGCAACATGGGTATaggttttccttttccttttcttgctGAAATTGATGGTTTTGGTGTTTGGGgttggggttttgattttcttgGCTCAGTATTGGCGGAGTGACTTGTGGCGGTGGTGGGGTGCTCAAATGGGACTTTGGGAAGCATGGCGTCCTCGTCGCGAGCGTTGTAGCATCTTTGCGTGCGTGATGAACCGGCCTTGGAATACACCACCGAGAGCGGTGATTTTCACCGATGGGTCGGCATGGATGTAGATGTTGTAGAGGTGACGGTTGCCATGGAAGAATTTCTCGTGAAAGGGAGCGAAAGAGAGGTTGGAGTTTGTGAGGAAGAGGAAGGCAATCTTGGGCTTGGGATTGGTGGCAGTGCCCAAGTGGGAGTGCGTGGAGCGTGTGCACACGGAGGAAAGGCGGGTGGCTCTTCTTCTCGGACCACTGGGTGGCCTCGCTTGAGGAGGCCGGTTGGGTCTCCACCATCGTTCGGCGTGCATCTATTCCCTCTAGGGACTTGTGGATTCTTGGCAGCTGGTCCTGTCTtcaaaaatgattattttaataaagtagaagaaattttagatgagcCAATGGATGGAGTTCTGAAAATTGATTAGCTAAGATAGCAAAAAGAGGTTTTGCTTATCTATTTTGGCTCAAAATTTCTATAAACcgctgtgaatgctcttagatCTAGCTCGATAGGTAAAGGATGTtgagaatctctctctctctcccccccccccccccccctctttacGAAAAGACATTTGCGATAATTTATCACCTTCCATGCATATCGGACTTTTGACTTTCGGTGATTGTCATAATAAGCCTACTTGCCTTAACGACAACAATCCTTTAAGGTAATGGACCCTAGTTTGAGATAcgcatattttttcaaatttcattcTCTTGCTTCCTTGTTTCTCTCTTGAATTATTGCACAAACTTAATTGGGCATTGAAGTGTCTCTCGCCGATATCTTTGGTGAGTCACTTGTGCCTGTTTCTTGTTTTTacagtttttcttgtccgaatTTTTAGGATTCGATCAATTGTAACAAAAGAGTAGTTACTGCTTAGGAACAAAATGTCCCGTCATGAATACGTGATTATGTCATGGAATATGTATAACTATTAATGCTATTGAAGAAATGATTTTGTATATTTGGAATAATTGGGGCATACATTGAATGGAGGATCGAATTGgcattataaattaacaaatataaagGATTCGGAATGAAGGTTTGTTATTGAATGGATGTGGCCgggcaataaaaaaaaattaaaaattcaagaatACTCGAATAAAGTCATAAtctcaaagaagaaaaaatccaTATTCAAGATAGGATGAACTTGCTGAGAATATCCTATCCTGTCCTGTCCTGTTATaaaattttgtgatattttataAGGCAATTGTTTGACCGCCATCGACAAGAATGAAGGTGGAAGGTAAAGATAACAAACAAAATAGGGACCATATATATGCGGTGTACGTAATcagattcttttttcttttcttttcttttttggattttttcaaaatttgatttcctaaaataaataaataaataataataataataataataaaaaagagacAGAGTGAAATCTAGGGAGATCGATCTTGAGATGGAagcattataatta
This DNA window, taken from Alnus glutinosa chromosome 5, dhAlnGlut1.1, whole genome shotgun sequence, encodes the following:
- the LOC133869868 gene encoding NAC transcription factor 25 is translated as MGEIMESTDSSSGSQHPQLPPGFRFHPTDEELVVHYLKRKAASAPLPVTIIAEIDLYKFDPWELPSKATFGEQEWYFFSPRDRKYPNGARPNRAATSGYWKATGTDKPILTSNGNQKVGVKKALVFYGGKPPKGIKTNWIMHEYRIVDNNNSSSSKPPAADAANKKGSLRLDDWVLCRIYKKNNAQRPMMEQDKEDSMEAMIPMMQTSSILAGQNLKPLPSKTAANYGSLLENDENYFEGILTAECLQNSSSISHQLASSSSKHTLAVKRTLPSPFWNESMGSSSSGKRFHGDLNSGSTGMDESNNSFVSLLNQLPQGTQFHPNALLGSLGDGVLRQHFQLPSMNWNS